From the Carassius gibelio isolate Cgi1373 ecotype wild population from Czech Republic chromosome B25, carGib1.2-hapl.c, whole genome shotgun sequence genome, one window contains:
- the LOC128014223 gene encoding centrosomal protein of 41 kDa, translated as MSVKRGIGDSAYLKKRIPQNPKYQHVKTRLDTGSSLTKYMERLEEARKNYRYRKDELFKRLKVTTFAQLVIQVASVSDQNDNIKDEMVGLEDDVSIFSASPGLDRLSDQMNGSRQPTLLLPLSINNDESGDTAFSPRSTLQSVISGVGEMDLDKNGQKSIQNSPVPTSNIPECPYPDCPYLLLDVRDREQYDQCHITSAYSYPIATLSRTMNPYTKEVLDYKNASGKIIILYDEDERIASQAATTMCERGFENLFMLSGGLKVVAQKFPEGMTTGSIPISCLPSPSGPGGRKRSVPQQTSQPAEKKWRFTSEDLSKIQHYLEEVYIPSEPSSRLSSRMSTSSARSKASTARSSRQGSSVAGSESARSRSSQPWK; from the exons ATGTCGGTGAAGCGGGGGATTGGCGACTCTGCG TATTTAAAGAAGAGGATTCCACAGAATCCAAAATATCAACATGTAAAAACACGACTTGATACAG GCTCCAGCCTGACAAAGTACATGGAGAGACTAGAGGAGGCAAGGAAAA ACTACAGATATAGGAAGGACGAGCTGTTTAAAAGACTGAAAGTGACTACATTTGCACAGCTG gtaatcCAAGTTGCTTCAGTGTCAGATCAGAATGACAACATTAAAGATGAAATGGTGGGATTAGAAG ATGATGTTTCAATATTCTCTGCATCACCGGGCCTCGACCGTCTCTCTGATCAGATGAATGGCTCCCGCCAGCCGACGCTTCTTCTCCCACTGAGTATCAACAATGATGAATCCGGCGACACTGCATTTTCTCCTAGATCTACACTCCAAAG TGTCATCAGTGGCGTGGGAGAAATGGATCTGGACAAGAACGGACAGAAGAGCATCCAAAACTCTCCAGTGCCTACCTCCAACATCCCAGAGTGCCCTTATCCTGACTGCCCTTATCTGTTGCTGGATGTGCGGGACAGAGAACAGTATGACCAGTGCCATATTACCAGTG CATATAGTTACCCCATTGCGACCTTATCAAGGACAATGAACCCATACACGAAAGAAGTTCTCGATTAT AAAAATGCTTCAGGGAAGATCATAATCCTGTATGATGAGGATGAGAGGATAGCAAGTCAAGCCGCCACCACCATGTGTGAGAGAGGCTTCGAGAATCTCTTCATGTTGTCAGGGG GTTTAAAAGTGGTTGCTCAGAAGTTCCCTGAGGGAATGACAACTGGCTCCATTCCCATCTCCTGTCTGCCGTCACCCTCTGGACCTGGAGGTCGTAAGCGATCGGTTCCACAGCAGACGTCACAGCCGGCAGAAAAAAAGTGGCGGTTCACCTCAGAAGACCTCAGCAAAATCCAGCATTACCTAGAAGAAGTGTACATACCCAGTGAGCCCAGCA GTCGTCTAAGCAGCAGAATGTCCACTAGCAGCGCTCGCTCTAAAGCATCTACAGCTCGGAGCAGTCGACAAGGATCGTCCGTAGCAGGATCAGAAAGTGCTCGTTCACGGAGTAGTCAACCTTGGAAATAA
- the LOC128014221 gene encoding POC1 centriolar protein homolog B-like, translating into MASVMEDPTLERHFKGHKDVVSCADFSPNNKQLATGSCDKNLMIWNLTPKARAFRFVGHTDIITGVHFSPSGSLVASSSRDQTVRLWTPSIKGESTVFKAHTASVRSVQFSSDGQRLVTASDDKSVKVWGVERKKFLYSLNRHTNWVRCARFSPDGRLVASCGDDRTVRLWDTSSRQCINIFTDYEGSATFVDFNSSGTCIASSGADNTLKIWDIRTNKLIQHYRVHSARVNCFSFHPSGNYLISGSSDSTMKILDLLEGRLIYTLHGHKGPVLAVAFSRDGGLFASGGADSQVLMWKTNFDSLNYRDLLSRHSKRVTPDPPPHLTDIYPRAPHPHNAQNGTVEINPIVADTQSGDPEVVEVGRVLFSTAKYGNVLILLCKMLPFLLYKRIEEMLRDGTLQTVCALHVYRKSLSLALSFPLSFFLSFFVVEHTHSGCVE; encoded by the exons ATGGCGTCTGTAATG gAAGATCCCACGCTTGAAAGACATTTTAAAGGTCACAAAGATGTTGTGTCCTGTGCCGACTTCAGCCCCAATAATAAACAGCTTG CTACTGGATCCTGTGACAAGAACCTTATGATCTGGAACCTCACTCCTAAAGCCAGAGCATTCAGGTTTGTGGGTCACACAGATATCATAACAGGTGTCCATTTTTCTCCAAGTGGTTCCTTGGTGGCATCTTCATCCAGAGATCAAACAGTTCGACTGTGGACGCCCAGCAT AAAGGGCGAGTCGACTGTGTTCAAAGCTCACACAGCGAGCGTTCGAAGCGTTCAGTTCTCCAGCGATGGCCAAAGGCTGGTCACGGCTTCAGATGACAAGTCTGTGAAAGTGTGGGGTGTTGAAAGGAAGAAATTCCTCTATTCTCTCAACCGGCACACCAACTGGGTGCGCTGTGCGAG GTTTTCTCCAGATGGTCGTCTTGTTGCTTCCTGTGGTGATGACAGGACGGTTCGCCTCTGGGATACATCCTCGCGTCAGTGCATCAACATTTTCACAGACTACGAAGG GTCAGCAACGTTTGTGGACTTCAATTCTAGTGGCACGTGCATTGCATCATCAGGAGCGGACAACACATTGAAAATCTGGGATATTCGtacaaacaaattaatacaaCATTACAGAG TTCATAGTGCACGGGTCAACTGCTTTTCCTTTCATCCATCCGGAAACTATCTGATCAGCGGTTCAAGTGACAGTACAATGAAGATCTTAGACCTGCTGGAGGGGAGGCTCATTTACACCCTTCACGGCCACAAG GGTCCAGTGCTGGCTGTGGCGTTCTCTCGAGACGGAGGTCTGTTTGCTTcaggaggtgctgattctcag GTTCTGATGTGGAAGACCAACTTCGATTCACTGAATTACAGAGATCTGTTGAGCAGGCACAGCAAACGAGTCACTCCGGATCCACCTCCACACCTGACGGACATTTACCCTCGAGCACCTCACCCACACAATGCTCAGAATGGCACAGTAGAG ATTAATCCCATTGTTGCTGATACTCAGTCTGGTGACCCAGAGGTGGTTGAAGTGGGACGTGTTCTTTTCTCCACAGCG AAATATGGGAATGTCCTCATTCTTCTGTGCAAAATGCTGCCCTTTCTGCTTTACAAGCGGATTGAGGAAATGCTGCGAGACGGCACACTACAGACTGTGTGTGCCTTGCATGTTTACAGGAAGTCTCTTTCTCTGGCCCTTTCTTTCcccctctctttttttctttctttttttgttgttgagcaCACTCATTCTGGCTGTGTAGAGTAG